Proteins from one Sarcophilus harrisii chromosome 2, mSarHar1.11, whole genome shotgun sequence genomic window:
- the LOC100927378 gene encoding olfactory receptor 11G2-like, with product MVNSVSHFILLGFISSQKIQKIYFVVFSVTYILTLMGNAAIVCAVHWDRHLQTPMYILLGNFSFLEICYVTTTVPNMLANFLSETKIISFVGCFVQFYFFFSFGCDEGFYLCIMAFDRYLAICRPLHYPTIMTTHLCTGLVIFGWSCGLIVFVIPVALISQLSYCGPNIIDHFICDPVPLMALSCSKSYITKFIYSTFNTIFMVGTFLFVLISYALVIISVLRIPSADGKHKAFSTCASHLAVVILFFGSVVMIYVLPGSEQSVEFQKVVTLFYSVITPLINPLIYSLRNKDMKAALRKVLVTKMIPHKT from the coding sequence ATCTCCAGTCAGAAGATTCAGAAGATCTATTTTGTGGTGTTCTCAGTGACTTATATCCTGACCTTAATGGGAAATGCAGCTATTGTCTGTGCTGTGCACTGGGATCGACACCTCCAGACACCCATGTACATACTCCTGGGGAATTTCTCCTTCCTGGAAATTTGCTATGTCACCACAACTGTTCCCAACATGTTAGCCAATTTCCTTTCTGAGACCAAGATTATTTCCTTTGTTGGCTGTTTTGtccaattttatttcttcttctcctttggcTGTGATGAAGGTTTCTATCTTTGCATCATGGCATTTGATAGATACCTTGCTATCTGTCGTCCACTGCATTACCCAACCATCATGACTACCCATCTCTGCACTGGCTTGGTGATCTTTGGCTGGTCATGTGGTTTAATCGTTTTTGTAATACCAGTTGCTCTCATCTCACAGTTGTCCTATTGTGGCCCAAACATTATTGATCATTTCATATGTGATCCTGTCCCACTGATGGCCCTTTCATGTTCCAAATCCTATATCACAAAGTTCATTTACTCTACTTTCAACACTATTTTTATGGTTGGTACTTTTCTTTTTGTGCTCATCTCCTATGCcttggtcattatttctgtgcTGAGGATTCCCTCTGCTGATGGAAAACATAAAGCATTCTCTACTTGTGCTTCACATCTAGCTGTAGTCATCTTATTCTTTGGTTCTGTTGTCATGATATATGTGCTGCCTGGATCAGAGCAGTCAGTAGAATTCCAGAAAGTTGTGACACTGTTTTATTCAGTTATCACTCCACTCATCAACCCGTTGATCTACAGTCTTCGAAACAAGGATATGAAAGCTGCTCTGAGGAAAGTTCTGGTGACCAAAATGATTCCTCACAAGACATGA